One Pan paniscus chromosome 16, NHGRI_mPanPan1-v2.0_pri, whole genome shotgun sequence DNA segment encodes these proteins:
- the VPS33B gene encoding vacuolar protein sorting-associated protein 33B isoform X3: MRYIASLVNADKLAGRTRKYKVIFSPQKFYACEMVLEEEGIYGDVSCDEWAFSLLPLDVDLLSMELPEFFRDYFLEGDQRWINTVAQALHLLSTLYGPFPNCYGIGRCAKMAYELWRNLEEEEDGETKGRRPEIGHIFLLDRDVDFVTALCSQVVYEGLVDDTFRIKCGSVDFGPEVTSSDKSLKVLLNAEDKVFNEIRNEHFSNVFGFLSQKARNLQAQYDRRRGMDIKQMKNFVSQELKGLKQEHRLLSLHIGACESIMKKKTKQDFQELIKTEHALLEGFNIRESTSYIEEHIDRQVSPIESLRLMCLLSITENGLIPKDYRSLKTQYLQSYGPEHLLTFSNLRRAGLLTEQAPGDTLTAVESKVSKLVTDKAAGKITDAFSSLAKRSNFRAISKKLNLIPRVDGEYDLKVPRDMAYVFSGAYVPLSCRIIEQVLERRSWQGLDEVVRLLNCSDFAFTDMTKEDKASSESLRLILVVFLGGCTFSEISALRFLGREKGYRFIFLTTAVTNSARLMEAMSEVKA, from the exons ttttatGCGTGTGAGATGGTGCTTGAGGAAGAGGGAATCTATGGAG ATGTGAGCTGTGATGAATGGGCCTTCTCTTTGCTGCCTCTTGATGTGGATCTGCTGAGCATGGAACTACCAGAATTTTTCAGGGATTACTTTCTG GAAGGAGATCAGCGTTGGATCAACACTGTAGCTCAGGCCTTACACCTTCTCAGCACTCTCTATGGACCCTTTCCAAACTGCTATGGAATTGGCAGGTGCGCCAAG ATGGCATATGAATTGTGGAGgaacctggaggaggaggaggatggcgAAACCAAGGGCCGAAGGCCAGAGATTGGACATATCTTTCTCTTGGACAGAG ATGTGGACTTTGTGACAGCACTTTGCTCCCAAGTGGTTTACGAGGGCCTAGTAGATGACACCTTCCGCATCAAGTGTG GGAGTGTCGACTTTGGCCCAGAAGTCACATCCTCTGACAAGAGCCTGAAGGTGCTACTCAATGCCGAGGACAAG GTGTTTAATGAGATTCGGAACGAGCACTTCTCCAATGTCTTTGGCTTCTTGAGCCAGAAGGCCCGGAACTTGCAGGCCCAGTATGAT CGCCGGAGAGGCATGGACATTAAGCAGATGAAGAATTTCGTGTCCCAGGAGCTCAAGGGCCTGAAACAGGAGCACCGCCTGCTGAGTCTCC ATATTGGGGCCTGTGAATCCATCATGAAGAAGAAAACCAAGCAGGATTTCCAGGAGCTAATCAAGACTGAGCATG CACTCCTAGAGGGGTTCAACATCCGGGAGAGCACCAGCTACATTGAGGAACACATAGACCGGCAG GTGTCGCCTATAGAAAGCCTGCGCCTCATGTGCCTTTTGTCCATCACTGAGAATG GTTTGATCCCCAAGGATTACCGATCTCTGAAAACACAGTATCTGCAG AGCTATGGCCCTGAGCACCTGCTAACCTTCTCCAATCTGCGAAGAGCTGGGCTCCTAACGGAGCAGGCCCCCGGGGACACCCTCACAGCCGTGGAGAGTAAAGTGAGCAAGCTGGTGACCGACAAGGCTGCAG GAAAGATTACTGATGCCTTCAGTTCTCTGGCCAAGAGGAGCAATTTTCGTGCCATCAGCAAAAAGCTGAATTTG ATCCCACGTGTGGACGGTGAGTATGATCTGAAAGTGCCCCGAGACATGGCTTACGTCTTCAGTGGTGCTTATGTGCCCCTGAGCTGCCGAATCATTGAGCAG GTGCTAGAGCGGCGAAGCTGGCAGGGCCTTGATGAGGTGGTACGGCTGCTCAACTGCAGTGACTTTGCATTCACAG ATATGACTAAGGAAGACAAGGCTTCCAGTGAGTCCCTGCGCCTCATCTTGGTGGTGTTCTTGGGTGGTTGTACATTCTCTGAGATCTCAGCCCTCCGGTTCCTGGGCAGAGAGAAAG GCTACAGGTTCATTTTCCTGACGACAGCAGTCACAAACAGCGCTCGCCTTATGGAGGCCATGAGTGAGGTGAAAGCCTGA